CCTTGTAGGAATGGGTTGAAAAAAAACCTTGTAAAATCTGTTTGGATGTAACCTATTCCTAAAGTATATTATAGTGTAGCAAACTTCTGAGTGACTGTTCTTTAACTGATAATCCTTTTTTAGTTGCCCGGTAGTGCCAACACATTGTAGATATGTAATGTGAGCAGTGTTTCTGAAAGGGGTGGTGTGCTTGGCAGTTTTTCAGCATCTTTATCAAGATCATTGAAGTAAGCCAGCAATCCTAATGGCTGCTGGTTTCTTTCCAGTTGTAACTGTTCTTGTCTCCTTTACCTTCCTTTGCACATGAGTTGTTCTCTGCTTCTAGGCAAAAGGGACAACACAGCCACTCTTTTTCATCTTTGCCATCTTCAATAGACTAGCCCCTGCCACTTTCCTTAATTaatgctcttctctttctgaagTAATAGAGAATTTCTCCATTTTGCAATCTTGCTAAGACAGAGCTTAAAAGGGCTTTTATTTAGCAGTCCTCCTCACTAGACAAGAATCAGCTGAACAAAATTGTTTGGACACTGGTCTCTAATGTCTTCTAAAGCAGTACTAGTGAGAGCACTGTTGACTTTGTCGAGCCTGCATGGTATGCTATTGCCTTACATCTAggctccacactgcactgcATTCATTCTTAGTTTCAGGACTGATAATATTTCCtctaaagaagaaattcttctctgaCTTGTTTATGGAATTTTCTCACCTAACAAGATCTGTAGAAAGGTAGTGAGCTTCCCACAGTGATTAGACATTTCTTCAGCAATTAAGTGTGTGGAGGCTTAACACAATACTTACTTGTATTTCTGAAGAATGTATAATAATGGTCATTTCCTGCTGTGTATGCAGCTGTATACTGAGAAGACAGTCTGAAGGGGAGTGTACAGAAAGACTCACTGAAAGCAGTTGTCACTGAGTCGGTATCTCAGTGCACAACACTTCATCTGTGTGCCCTTGTAAGTATCTGCTAGCAAAGCCAAATTATCACACTTTAATAGTGTTAttttgtcctgaagggtcaaaccccaaaacatgctctagcccagacaatgggctaagcacctgcaaatgtgcttacatagacagttcctggggtccagatggtcaagGCAAATGTATAGCACATGTGACTAAcattgtaacacagctgtgaactgtgtgtgccccaaCCATATTTGGATATGCCCTATCCTGCAAGTCCAGTTGTCAGGTTTCTGtattaccaaagggcattaattgtcttgggacagtatttaaaccagccaagaagtcaggcaacttgccttgttctcatccaggaagcagcaagagccaaatgctgctggaatagcagctgaagggcttgTTCTAGCAGACTAGCTACACCTGTGCCTTGTTCTTACCCTGAAGAGagaagagccaaatgctgcttgagtagcagctgaagagcttgtcctaacaggcaacaactacacccaggccttgcacatGGACCAAGGCAAAAAGGGGACAAGCTCCAAGAGAATTGAATCCCAGGagaggctacagcccagcaaCAGAGTACACAAAAGAGAGGCCCCCTAGCCTTCTCTCCAAACCAAGGATTGCTcaaattatagccacagcatctgggaagacactggacagaggagcaagtcatgaGTACTCAGCTAATCTGCCACAGGATCCCATTTGTAGGAAActgcagatcacagcacctgtatttccagttTGAATCAGTGTATTGGAAATATTAGATCTGTGTTGAAagcatttaactgtctttatgtgtggaatgtaatacccacaaccgaatagaacctgtaaatatactttgtaaataagttacagtgatgtttgaagataccacagCTGGGAAGTATTAATTATAAAACAGATAGAAATATACTTTTTCTTACATATTTCTAGTGTGATGGGGCAAACTAACTTACACCTTTACTCATCTGAGTTTGCATGAGTATTAGCATTTTTATTCACTTGAAAATTTGACTTCTCCTAAATGGAATCTCTGCGTAATACCAGAGATTCATTTTGCATAGTGGAACAGCAGATGAATGGCTGAACTGAACTGTATTGAGACGCTGTCAATGAAGAACAGCAAACCACAGTGATAAGCAAGTCTGGGAACTGCCAGAAATCTGTTGAAGACCATTTTTTGTCACAGATACTCAGTGAACCAACTGGGAAGGATGCCCTTCCTACATTTGAAGAGGAATCGAGGAGATGGCAGGTGGCTGTCTTGACCACAGGGATGTTGAAATGGTTGCATTCAATTTTTTTGGTGTAGTGAGGAAAAAGGTCAGCAGAGTTGCTATGTTGGATTTCAAGAGAGCAAATAGTAGCTCCCTAAACTACTGTTCCCTGGGATTCTGCTTTTCAGGGCTAACAGATTGTAAgagctgtttggtttttaagaACCATTTTTTagaagcacaggagcaggcaatGTCATTTTGCTGAAAGTCAAGCAAGCAGGACAGGTCAGCTTGGCTGAATAGGGAGCTCTTTTCGGAAAAGAGCTTTTCTGAAAAGAGAGCTCTTCATGGGTGGAAAATAAGTTTTATGACTTCTGGAAGTGAATCTCTGAACTTTTAAAGCACCTTTTTGCCTGGCTGATTCTGAGCTTTCTCAGAAACTGAAGTAAGACATTGAAGCTGAAGTTTCAATGGCCTGCTGTGGTCACACATGGAAGGCTGATACCTCGTCTCTCCCAGCTGCATGCCCCAATTTACCTCTGCATAAGAAGGAGGTGAGGAAGTCTTCGTTTATTAATTTAATGCCTTTTTCTTTGAGTTTAGGTTTGGGGGTCCTCCATAGTGACTTGTATAGAATCATGCTGTTATTTGGTGAAAGCTGTAAGAATCCATGCAAAGGTGAAGCATCACatcctgaattttattttttaacatgaaACAATAAACATGGCTTAATATGAATATCTGACAGGTTTGACCTTGGCTGACTGCCAGATGACcattcagctgctcctctccacatGCTTGAGAAGATGGGATGAGCGAGCATGTGGGTCAAGATAAAGACTGAGATCATTTACTATCACAAAATAAGACTCAACttggggaaaaataatttattgtcCATTAAAAGTAGAGTATGAtggtaagggaaaaaaaatatcaaaccaAAAAACCTTTTCTTCACCCCTTCCTTTTTCGCAGGGTTAACTTCACTTCTTCATTCTTGACCCTTTTACCTCCTCTCTCCCCAAGTTGTACAGGGTGGGTAGGGAATGGGCATTACATACATGGTCAGTTCACAAACCTTCGTCTCTGCTACTTGTTCCTTCGCTCCAGCATGAGGTCCCTCCTATGGGATACAGTCCTGTACTATTGTATGCATAACCTTGTTGCTTATGATTTGCAAATACTCCAGTGGTCACAATAGCCTGCAGGCATTTTCTGTCACGtatattaattaaataaaaatgataGTAGGTGATCTTTCATAACAAATTAGTAAATTGAAGCCAGCTTCACTCTTTCCTTATGTTGCTTTTTAGGCTGCATGGTTTAGAAAATCATACAGGCAAAAGTCTCTCCATATTGTGATAATGttcattttcacttttaaataatattattttcttatttagcCTTTCTTTCTTCTACCAGTGTTAGGTCAAGTTCAAAAAAGTAGCCTCACTTTCCTCcacccttcccccctccccacttAAATTTAGATTTCAATGTGGATAAAACATCAGAAAAGCCCCTGCCAGCCTTGGAGCATTTATTTACCCAGTTTTGCCTGTACAGTCCACTGGGTTAATTGCAGCATAatctggcttggaaggggaaaggactgtaaagatcatttagtatcatggacagggacacatTCCACTAGACCAGTTGCCTAAAACCCCATCCAACGTAGCCTGGAACACTTTCAGATATGGGGCATCCCCAGTTTCTTTGGGCAACTAGAAAGTGCCTCACTGCTTACTCTACCCTCCTGCAGTTTAAACTGTTCACCCCTCATCACTACACTCCTTGATGAAGGGGTTCCTCATCTGTTGTCAATACTGTTTTTTCCTAGCTTTTGAAAAGACTATGTTCTAGCTACATTCTTCCGGACAGTCCATAAGGAGCAGTGCACTTGAGAAAAATGGCTAGAGTTTTGTACATGGCTTTTGGTAGGCATTCACTTCCCTTTAAAGGGTGACCTATCTTTGGCCTGACTATATCACGTTTCTTTTGCATATATCTCTCTGCTATTCAGGGTGGAAGAAATCATTGTCGGGAAAGCGCTTCTTAGTCCGTCGGACACATAATTACATGTTTTTCCTTCGGGCCTTTAAATATCCTCATGTATGTATAATAGATGAGTACTTGAACACTTGCTTATGTGTTTTAGTTGTGTTTTCTGGCATCttatctggagaaatgaaggctGGGGCATAGAGGTTGGCCTAACATAAAATAATCTTATACATCTTCTAGAGTGTTTTTCGCTAATGAGGCAAGAATTAAGACCAAAATGCTTGTCAGTGTGATTGTGAGTAGAGGCACTCTTCAGTTGTTTCAGAGTTCTCTAATATATGTTAAATAAATTCGTTTTTCAAACTCCTGCTATTTCAAATCAAAACTATCAAAATAATTAGTTATTTTGAGCTACTCCATTTTTGAGGTGCCTTAAAGAGACCTGCCTTTTCTGAAAACTGTGTTTCTTATTTCTAAACAAAATACCAGCTTAGCTTCTTCTCCTGTGGATATCACTTGTCCCTAGGTGTGCCTTCCTTTCGGAGAAGAGGTTCTGGATGTTAAAGCACATACCTGAATCAAAACACAAAATGGTGTAAGAGCAAGAGAATAGAGCCCAAAGTGTCTTCAATTCTTGTAGAATGGACTGTGTAGGAGCCTTCATCTGGCAACCTTGCACAGTTCCTTACATGAACTTACAAACAGACCATTGTATCACAAAGATGAGATCCTTCAGATTAGTGTTAATCCAATTTGGCTCTAATGCAGCCAAATTCCATTCAAAATTTTCAAAAGTATTTTACTGAGAAGAAGGTGGCATCCATTTACATGCAGGTTTTTAGATGGGCTCTTTTTTCACTTATTTGTATAATCAAGCTTcaagccataaaaaaaaaatagcattctTATACCACCTAGGAGGAATGAGTGAGGAATGGCTGCCTAGAGTAAGAGTGTAGTCAAGGGGAAATTGATTCAAACCCAAACTTTAGTAAGTAACTGTAAGGTCCGGATCACTgaagcaatttttatttttatgcctCTCACACTGTGTCTCTTCCAAATTCAATTACTTGTATTTGAAAGATCAAAACAGCTGATGATGAACTTCCCTATCGTGGTCTGCGGGATATGTAGCAGAGAGAGTTTGTGAAAGGAGATCTACTGATTTGATTTCTTGTTGCCATAGGTATCCCAGGTGTGTTGAGATCCAGCTTTCTGGAAGATGAGACACTTACCTATAAAGAGTACTAGCATGTATGTTTTCAGAACATACGGGAAGTAGATTGAGAAGTCAAGTGGAAATGGCAGCTCGATGCAGTATGTGCCAAAGGATTCAAAATAAGGCAGTGATACACAGATTGCAAATGCTGTAAAATAACATGTTAAATCTTTAGACAAAAGGACATGGAAGATCATTTTTATAAAAGCACAGGTAGCTATATTACATGCTGCATTTACTAAGTCATATGCATGTGCACGTTTGCTTTCAGTCTTGTAGGTCTGAGGTGTTCATTGCTCTTAATGCTGGAATTGCAGGTGTATCCTATTCAATAAGGAGCTCCGTAGCTTCTGTTGAACTCTTTCAACAAGATCTCAGTGGACAGGTTTAGTGGTGTAAATATGGTAAGCTGCTAAGTATGGACTCTTAAGATCAGCCTCATTGAGGGAGAAGGCAGCTTTGGGATTTGCTGCCTAATGGGATGGGGGAATCTCTGtatcttttttcctgctttacccccaaaaattaatgttttcgtatacaacaaaacaaaactccagaCACACAAGCACCTAAGAACCCATTATGGGGAATTATTCTGGAGAAAAAgtacaaaaaagagaaagatatgTGCCATAGAGATGTTAATATGAGAGTGCATCAATATTTGTAGCAACTTTGGcaacacaaaaagaaatattttaaactcaAATGACAGTTGAACTGAACACATTTTCTTGAAATTAGGAAGTGAATCATTGGTACCTTTCCCATCTCCTTACCTTTAGCCAGTACTGAAAGGGGATAGAGCGGGATACACAGAGAGAAGTTCAGCCATGTCAGTGCTAGGTAGTATATTCCCATCCTTGCTAACATGTTGTAAGTGTGCCTGCAGCAAGTGGAACAGTAGATGAGCTCACATCTTTACAAGAAAGATACGTTATTGAAAAATCACAGGAAATTGCAAAAGTGCTTGGAGCTGAGAAATTTTTCAGAGCAACACCACAACAGTCCAGGCCCTAACTGACATCTGAAAGTAGTTGCTTCATTATTTTGGAAAGGTTGTCTGTGGTGCTATCCCAGAGTGGGCAAACAGTACTATAGCTCACCAGCATGAAGGTCCTGCCAGAAACCAGCATGGTTTCACAGTGGTCcatcagaaaataatttcagaaaggGATGTTAAGTTGAGAGGGACAAGCATAATATGACTCTTGCTTGGGACTGAGAAAATGCCAACTAATAATGGCTGGAGGAGGCTAAAGAGCAAGGTAATCACAGGCACTGAGTCTGAAGTATGGCTGCCTCTCCCCTGGACCTCAGATGGAGTAGTAGGCCAAAATCCCCAGTTGTGCTCCaatggtttgttgtgttttattcTTACTGTAGCTGTAACTGTTTGCAGACTAGAAGACCAGAATACCTAGGACTTCAGTCTCCAATGGTGAGCTGATCCTAGCTAGTTTTCAACCACCAGAGAAACAGGTATGGTCACATTTTTGGTCAACTGAAAGGCTTTTTGCCCTCCAGTTGGGCTAGACATATGAAAGTTTTAAGCTACTGTTAGCCAGGACTGTCTCTGACTAATTCTGCATCATTCCTGAGCCGTGGAGGAGTTTGATAGGCTATAAACGTACCATCTTCTCTCAAGTTTGTTCTCTGCAACCACAggattgtcttt
The sequence above is drawn from the Indicator indicator isolate 239-I01 chromosome Z, UM_Iind_1.1, whole genome shotgun sequence genome and encodes:
- the HACD4 gene encoding very-long-chain (3R)-3-hydroxyacyl-CoA dehydratase 4 translates to MIIRFMSFGKDSLADTFYSIGLVMRLCQLLSVLEILHILTGIDKSRLLPRFLQITERIIVLFVVINSQEEVQGKYVVCVLFFLWNLLDVVRHTYNMLARMGIYYLALTWLNFSLCIPLYPLSVLAKAFAICVSLPYFESFGTYCIELPFPLDFSIYFPYVLKTYMLVLFIGMCFNIQNLFSERKAHLGTSDIHRRRS